The Raphanus sativus cultivar WK10039 chromosome 2, ASM80110v3, whole genome shotgun sequence genome includes a region encoding these proteins:
- the LOC130500412 gene encoding MICOS complex subunit MIC60, mitochondrial-like, with protein sequence MWTTRNGSNYIKALCMAAFYARSEEARQSHSVHKLALGALALEDTLSKGLPIQKEIDIISTYSIVAQVQGSGPI encoded by the exons ATGTGGACAACACGAAATGGGAGCAACTAT ATAAAGGCACTGTGTATGGCAGCATTCTATGCGCGCTCTGAAGAGGCTCGCCAAAGTCATTCAGTTCACAAGCTTGCATTG GGTGCACTTGCGCTGGAAGATACACTCTCCAAAGGGTTGCCAATCCAAAAAGAGATAGATATCATTAGCACATATAGCATCGTGGCTCAAG TTCAAGGAAGTGGACCAATCTAA